Below is a window of Herminiimonas arsenicoxydans DNA.
GGTTGCGGTGATTTCCAGCCCGCCCAGCATGCGGGCAATTTCTTCCACCCGAGCATGATCGTCCAATGCTGCTATGGACGAGGCGGTCTTGCCATTGCTGCTTTGCTTGCTGACCTGGAAATGCTGATTGGCCTGACTCGCCACCTGCGGCAAATGCGTGACGCATAAAACCTGTCTGTCCTGTCCCAGACGGCGCAACAGGCGACCGACCACTTCCGCCACGCCGCCGCCGATGCCGCTATCGACTTCATCGAAAATCAGCGTAGGCGTTGCCGTGGCGCTGGAAGTGATCACGGAAATCGCCAGTGCAATGCGCGCCAGTTCGCCGCCGGATGCCACCTTGGCCAGCGGCCGCGGCGTGGTGCCGGCATGCGCGGCGACCATGAATTCGATTTGTTCAACGCCATAGGACGCCGGTTCGCACGGCTGCAAGGCGATGGCGAATTTGCCGCCGGTCATGCTGAGTTCCTGCATGGCGGTCGTGACGGCATCGCCCAGCGCCCTGGCAGCCTTGCTGCGCGCCTTCGATAATTTTTGTGCCGCTGCCATGTAGGCGGCCTGCAGTTTTTCTTCCTGCACGCGCAAGGCATCCAGATCGCTGGCATCGGCCAGTTGCTTCAATTGCGCGGACAGGGTTTCCAGTTCCTGCGGCAAATCATCCGCCGCCACATGGAATTTGCGGGAAGCGGAATGGATGTTTTCCAGACGCGTTTCCACTTCACGCAAACGCGCCGGATCGAGTTCGACCCGGCTCAGATAATCGTTGAGCGCGTACACCGCTTCCTGCAATTGAATCCGCGCCGGTTCCAGCGCATCCAGCACCGGCTGCAAACCGGCATCCAGATCGATCAGCTTGCCGATACGGATATTGAGCGAGGACAGTTGCGACAGCATGGGCGCCGTCTCGGCGTCGGAAATCAGCGTCAGCGCATCCTGCGCACCCTTAATCAAACTGGCGGCGTGCGACAGGCGGCTGTGTTCATTGGTGATGTCAGCCCATTCGCCCGGCTTGACCGAGAGCTTTTCCAGTTCGCCGACCTGCCATTCCAGGCGCTCGCGTTCCAGCAAGACGTTCTTGGCATTGGTTTCGAATTCTTCGCGTTGTCGCGCCAGGGCGCGCCAGGTTTTATAGGCGCCGGCTACGGCTTTGACTTCTTCCTGCAAGCCCGCCTGGTTATCCAGCAGCACGCGCTGCATGTCCTGCTTCAATAGCGACTGATGCGCATGCTGACCATGAATATCGACCAGTTTTTCACCCAGTTCGCGCAGTTGGGTCGCGGTGGCGGCAATGCCATTGATGAAGGCTTTCGAGCGGCCGGCATTGTCGATCACGCGACGCAGCAAGGCGCCACCTTCTTCGTTGGTGAATTCATTTTCTGCCAGCCAGGCGTCCAGCTCGGCGCTGGCGGAAAATTCGGCCGTGATATCTGCCTTGGCCGCGCCTTCGCGCACCACGCTGGCATCGCCACGCCCACCCAGCGCCAGTGCCAGTGCATCGATCAAAATCGATTTGCCGGCACCCGTTTCGCCGGTAAATACCGAGAAGCCGGATGAAAATTCAAGTTCGATGGCATCGACGATCACGAAATCGCGAATGGAAAGCGTGCGCAGCATGTGGTTGGAATCTTCCCGTTGGTTCGGCTGTGCTGCATGGCCCGGCACAGCAGCGAGCGGCACATCAGAGTATTCAATTAAATAGGCGCATACGCCCCGGCATACTCAATCGGCAGCCTTATTTTAACCGGCCCTGCACCGATGGATATTCGTTCCAGTGCAGTTTTTCGCGCAGCGTATCGTAATAACTCCAGCCCTCGGGATGCAGGAAGGTAACCGCATGATCGGATCTTTTGACGATAATGCGATCGCCATGCAGCAGACGCGCCACCGATTGCATATCGAAGTTGACGTTGCTGTCGCGCCCGCCTACCACTTCGATCACGATTTCACTCGCATCCGGCACCACGATGGGACGATTCGACAAGGCATGCGGCGCAATCGGCACCAGCACGATGCCCGACAGGCTGGGGTGCAGCAAAGGGCCGCCAGCAGAGAGGGAGTACGCAGTCGAGCCGGTAGGCGTGGCGACGATCAAGCCGTCCGAACGCTGGTTGTACATGAAGTGGCCGTCGACGTGTACACACAATTCGACCATGCCCGAACCCGAACCGCGCGACAATACGACATCGTTGAAAGCCAGCGTGTGATGCATGACAGCGCCGTTACGCGTCAGCGTGCCCTGCAGCAGGCTGCGCTTTTCGGAAGAGACCTTGCCGTTGAGCATATCCTGCAGCACCGGCATCATGTCTTCCAGCGAGATATCGGTCATGAAACCGAGTCGCCCCTGATTGATGCCGATCAGCGGCACCTTGTATGGCGCCAACTGACGTGCAATGCCGAGCATGGTGCCGTCGCCGCCGACGATGATCGCCACATCGGCCAGTTCGCCGATCTGCGCCAGATCCAGCGCTTCATAGCTGCCGAGACTAAAGCGCTCGGCAGTTTGCGAACCGAACACCACGCGGCGCCCTGTCTTGGCCAGCGCTTCGGCTATCTGCGTCAATGAATGGGTAATATCGTCCACTGAATGCACAGTCTCGCTGGGTTTTTGCTTGGCAAAAATCGCGATGGTTTGAAAAGACGAGGCAGTGTAGGAGTGAGAGGTCGGCAACATGCTGCAGATTAGACCATAATTCCTCTTTCTCTTGCACTATGCGATGCAGCATCTGCGCGAATAATTTTGTCCGCCTTATATTTTCCTTTATGCCCACCCTTGCCCATCCTTCCTCCGTCAAAGCTGTCCTCTTCGATCTGGACGACACCTTGTGGCCACTGGCGCCGACGCTGTTCAAGGCCGAGGCCGTGCTCTACGACTGGCTGGCGCTGCACATTCCCGGCGTAACCCGGCGCTTCAGCAATGCGGAATTACGCGAGCTGCGCATGGAATTGCTGCCTACCGATCCGCAATATCAATTCAATGTATGGGCCCTGCGCCATGCCGCCCTGACGCACGCTTGCCGCCTGAGCAGCGAAAACCATGAA
It encodes the following:
- the nadK gene encoding NAD kinase (Evidence 2b : Function of strongly homologous gene; PubMedId : 2547755, 8021211, 11488932; Product type e : enzyme) gives rise to the protein MLPTSHSYTASSFQTIAIFAKQKPSETVHSVDDITHSLTQIAEALAKTGRRVVFGSQTAERFSLGSYEALDLAQIGELADVAIIVGGDGTMLGIARQLAPYKVPLIGINQGRLGFMTDISLEDMMPVLQDMLNGKVSSEKRSLLQGTLTRNGAVMHHTLAFNDVVLSRGSGSGMVELCVHVDGHFMYNQRSDGLIVATPTGSTAYSLSAGGPLLHPSLSGIVLVPIAPHALSNRPIVVPDASEIVIEVVGGRDSNVNFDMQSVARLLHGDRIIVKRSDHAVTFLHPEGWSYYDTLREKLHWNEYPSVQGRLK
- the recN gene encoding DNA repair protein RecN (Recombination protein N) (Evidence 2b : Function of strongly homologous gene; PubMedId : 3037486, 2106508; Product type e : enzyme), with product MLRTLSIRDFVIVDAIELEFSSGFSVFTGETGAGKSILIDALALALGGRGDASVVREGAAKADITAEFSASAELDAWLAENEFTNEEGGALLRRVIDNAGRSKAFINGIAATATQLRELGEKLVDIHGQHAHQSLLKQDMQRVLLDNQAGLQEEVKAVAGAYKTWRALARQREEFETNAKNVLLERERLEWQVGELEKLSVKPGEWADITNEHSRLSHAASLIKGAQDALTLISDAETAPMLSQLSSLNIRIGKLIDLDAGLQPVLDALEPARIQLQEAVYALNDYLSRVELDPARLREVETRLENIHSASRKFHVAADDLPQELETLSAQLKQLADASDLDALRVQEEKLQAAYMAAAQKLSKARSKAARALGDAVTTAMQELSMTGGKFAIALQPCEPASYGVEQIEFMVAAHAGTTPRPLAKVASGGELARIALAISVITSSATATPTLIFDEVDSGIGGGVAEVVGRLLRRLGQDRQVLCVTHLPQVASQANQHFQVSKQSSNGKTASSIAALDDHARVEEIARMLGGLEITATTRTHARELLAS